One Nitrospina watsonii DNA segment encodes these proteins:
- a CDS encoding caspase family protein, with protein sequence MRSRNGIIQPACSTARGLLPRRILRSILLFLLFGFLIGCSGTIDSELTHNKYPVEESLPETRYDLTALLLIPPEMEGKVFNELEIGDGLTHLLRETLQEVFVDVAVQDADKEFTASGYGVLLYPEFVGETQYFELKLTGKDPLTKETIFHVQSHGRSTLNERTLNPAMDVAAALRTLGLSTPSSIDDYREAQYRTKISLERSIIAAAIKLANSVSTHPSLAQNTRVQPEGMQVASHQKNKTRLTPGILSTAGRFLNDPREQIPIGKSAGRDDIALLIGNRTYLKKGIPKVEHAHRDLEMVKTYLIRTMGFYPDNIITYEDATKGDFATLFGTARDHRGKLFRWVKPGVSRVFIYYTGHGIPGVTGEELYFVPVDADLDYISQSGFSVSLFYENLKKIPSQETVIVLDTCFSGRTPSGVLFDQASAIVPVPQSRPMPLSNTAVLTSAQNDQVSTWLDKEGHSLFTYFFLLGLKGQADLNQDRKITTGEMNEYLVQEVPYMARRIADKEQLPKLEGRNDLVLAILED encoded by the coding sequence ATGCGTTCCCGAAACGGCATCATCCAGCCTGCCTGCTCAACCGCCCGCGGCCTCTTGCCACGCCGAATTTTAAGGTCCATTCTGCTCTTCCTTCTATTCGGTTTCCTCATCGGCTGTAGCGGCACCATCGATTCCGAACTCACCCACAACAAATACCCGGTCGAGGAATCGCTTCCCGAAACCCGGTACGACCTAACCGCCCTGCTTCTCATTCCCCCGGAAATGGAGGGTAAGGTGTTCAACGAACTGGAAATCGGCGACGGCCTCACCCACCTGCTCCGGGAAACGCTGCAAGAGGTGTTCGTGGACGTGGCCGTGCAGGATGCGGACAAGGAATTCACGGCTTCGGGTTACGGCGTCCTGCTCTATCCTGAGTTTGTGGGTGAAACCCAGTATTTCGAACTCAAGCTGACGGGCAAAGATCCCTTAACCAAAGAAACCATCTTTCACGTCCAAAGCCACGGGCGCTCAACGCTCAACGAACGCACCCTGAATCCGGCGATGGACGTCGCCGCCGCGCTCCGCACGCTGGGGCTTTCCACCCCGTCGAGTATCGACGACTACCGCGAAGCCCAGTACCGCACCAAGATCAGCCTGGAGCGATCCATCATCGCCGCCGCCATCAAACTGGCAAACTCCGTCTCGACGCATCCCAGCCTGGCGCAAAACACGCGCGTCCAACCGGAGGGCATGCAGGTCGCGTCCCATCAAAAAAATAAAACGCGCCTTACGCCCGGCATCCTTTCCACGGCGGGGCGATTCTTGAACGATCCCCGCGAGCAGATCCCCATCGGCAAATCCGCCGGGCGGGACGACATCGCCCTCCTCATCGGCAACCGCACGTATCTGAAAAAGGGAATCCCAAAGGTCGAGCACGCGCACCGCGACCTGGAGATGGTCAAGACCTACCTCATTCGCACCATGGGGTTTTACCCGGACAACATCATCACCTATGAAGACGCCACCAAGGGCGATTTCGCCACGCTGTTCGGCACGGCGCGCGACCACCGCGGCAAGCTGTTCCGCTGGGTGAAGCCGGGTGTGAGCCGCGTGTTCATTTATTATACGGGGCATGGCATTCCCGGCGTGACGGGCGAGGAGTTGTACTTCGTGCCGGTGGACGCCGACCTCGACTACATTTCGCAGTCCGGGTTTTCGGTTTCGCTGTTCTACGAGAACCTGAAAAAGATCCCTTCGCAGGAAACGGTGATCGTGCTCGACACCTGTTTCTCCGGCAGGACTCCCAGCGGCGTTTTGTTCGATCAGGCCAGCGCCATCGTCCCCGTTCCGCAATCGCGCCCGATGCCGCTGTCCAACACCGCGGTGCTCACCAGCGCGCAGAACGACCAGGTCAGCACCTGGCTGGACAAGGAAGGCCACAGCCTGTTCACGTATTTTTTTCTGCTGGGATTGAAGGGGCAGGCCGATCTCAATCAAGACCGCAAAATCACCACAGGCGAGATGAACGAATACCTCGTGCAGGAAGTGCCCTACATGGCCCGCCGGATAGCGGACAAGGAACAACTTCCCAAACTCGAAGGCCGCAACGACCTGGTGCTGGCCATCCTGGAAGATTGA
- a CDS encoding RluA family pseudouridine synthase, whose product MKDSAAPGLSILFLDNHLVAVDKPAGLLTQSDVRGAPNLLDQTRDWIKNEYGKPGKVYLGLVHRLDRPVSGVVLFARTSKAASRLSEQFRNHTAQKFYLALVEGVPEKETGRLVHYLRKEKSLKTTVFPRPAPEAKQAELTYTVLENKGETSLVEVELHTGRFHQIRAQLGFIGHPLVGDVKYRAQSTLPEGRIALHANKLIVTHPTTGEPLTLESPAPEDWPS is encoded by the coding sequence GTGAAGGATTCCGCCGCACCCGGTCTCAGCATCCTTTTTCTAGACAACCACCTCGTCGCCGTGGACAAACCGGCGGGCCTGCTGACGCAGTCGGACGTACGCGGCGCGCCCAACCTGCTCGACCAGACCCGCGACTGGATCAAAAACGAATACGGCAAACCCGGCAAAGTGTACCTGGGACTGGTGCACCGGCTGGACCGTCCGGTGTCCGGCGTCGTCCTGTTCGCGCGCACGTCGAAGGCGGCGTCGCGGCTCTCGGAACAGTTCCGCAACCACACGGCACAAAAATTTTATCTGGCGTTGGTCGAAGGCGTGCCGGAAAAAGAAACCGGCCGCCTCGTGCATTATTTGAGGAAAGAGAAATCGCTGAAGACCACGGTGTTCCCGCGCCCCGCGCCGGAGGCCAAACAAGCCGAACTCACCTACACCGTGCTGGAAAACAAAGGCGAGACCTCTTTAGTGGAAGTGGAACTGCATACCGGAAGGTTCCACCAGATCCGCGCGCAGCTCGGATTCATTGGGCATCCGCTGGTGGGCGACGTCAAGTACCGCGCCCAATCCACACTGCCGGAAGGCCGCATCGCCCTCCACGCTAACAAACTGATCGTCACCCACCCCACCACCGGCGAACCCCTCACCCTCGAAAGCCCCGCTCCCGAAGACTGGCCTTCCTGA
- a CDS encoding DUF502 domain-containing protein — protein MLTDFKRRLRNIFITGLLVTVPIAFTVFILNFLFKTLDNWLSPMFTKLLIFAGAPIPPDFRLPGLGVIMTLLFIFLIGVFTKNIFGAKLVQVWETIVEKIPVVRSIYTGAKQVVTTIAQTDTKAFSKVVMVEFPRRGIYSLGFVTNETRGEVQALTDEDLINVFVPTTPNPTSGFLVFVPKEDVTVLSMTVEEGLKFIISCGIVTPPYIPGKAAEAKRNLPV, from the coding sequence GTGCTTACCGATTTCAAACGGCGACTGCGCAACATCTTCATCACCGGGCTCCTCGTCACCGTGCCCATCGCGTTCACCGTCTTCATCCTGAACTTCCTGTTCAAGACGCTGGACAACTGGCTGTCGCCGATGTTCACCAAACTGCTCATCTTCGCCGGCGCGCCCATCCCGCCGGACTTCCGCCTGCCCGGCCTCGGCGTCATCATGACGCTCTTGTTCATTTTCCTGATCGGCGTCTTCACCAAGAATATCTTCGGCGCGAAACTCGTGCAGGTGTGGGAAACCATCGTCGAGAAAATTCCCGTCGTGCGCAGCATCTACACCGGCGCCAAACAGGTGGTGACCACCATCGCGCAAACCGACACCAAAGCCTTCAGCAAGGTGGTGATGGTCGAGTTCCCACGCCGCGGCATCTACTCGCTGGGCTTCGTCACCAACGAAACCCGCGGCGAGGTGCAGGCGCTCACCGACGAAGACCTCATCAACGTGTTCGTGCCCACCACGCCCAACCCCACCTCCGGCTTTCTGGTGTTCGTGCCGAAGGAAGACGTGACGGTGCTCAGCATGACCGTTGAAGAAGGCCTCAAGTTCATCATCTCCTGCGGCATCGTCACCCCGCCCTACATACCGGGCAAGGCCGCCGAAGCCAAACGGAACCTGCCGGTGTGA
- a CDS encoding tyrosine-type recombinase/integrase, which translates to MYKRGNVYWCKITIPGHKKPICKSLGKDKKLAKAIEAKIRAEIQEGKFFEKREGEYLTVAGLLEMYRHRYAKANKRPESLKTDGYLAKKLNGFLGEDLLPEVTPGRLEDYIAKRRDDGVSDVTIHHELNLLRHAFNLACKKWDLLDKNPFEKVTIPPGSKKRVRYLKPEEEKRLFAELDKRGDWLKSVVIIARETGLRLSNICNLTWDQVDLFKRAIEIEHTKNGNPVWIPLSDAVYQELKTLNKVRNLKIDRVFWIDGRGLHRGWVGLAFRRLCKRAKVENFRFHDLRHDFCSRLVQAGQPLQVVAELAGHTNITTTQRYAHLNPEMKRKAIEALNGNNASASG; encoded by the coding sequence ATGTACAAACGAGGAAATGTCTATTGGTGCAAAATCACCATTCCTGGACATAAAAAGCCCATCTGCAAGAGCCTCGGCAAGGATAAGAAACTGGCCAAGGCAATTGAAGCCAAGATCAGGGCGGAAATCCAGGAAGGGAAGTTCTTTGAAAAGCGAGAGGGTGAGTATCTGACCGTGGCCGGTCTTCTGGAGATGTACCGGCACCGTTACGCCAAGGCCAACAAACGGCCCGAATCCCTCAAAACCGACGGCTATCTGGCCAAAAAGCTCAACGGATTTCTGGGAGAGGACCTGCTTCCGGAAGTGACGCCGGGCAGGCTGGAAGATTACATAGCCAAGCGGCGGGATGACGGCGTGTCGGACGTCACCATTCACCACGAATTGAACCTGCTCCGCCATGCGTTCAACCTCGCCTGCAAGAAATGGGATTTGCTGGACAAGAATCCCTTCGAGAAGGTCACGATTCCGCCCGGCTCCAAAAAGCGCGTGCGCTACCTGAAGCCGGAAGAGGAAAAGCGGTTGTTCGCGGAACTGGACAAGCGAGGCGACTGGCTCAAATCCGTGGTGATCATCGCCCGCGAAACCGGCCTGCGCCTGTCCAACATCTGCAACCTGACCTGGGATCAAGTGGACTTGTTCAAGCGTGCCATTGAGATTGAGCATACCAAAAACGGAAACCCCGTCTGGATTCCGCTATCAGACGCGGTTTATCAGGAATTGAAAACGCTCAATAAGGTGCGCAATTTGAAAATCGACCGGGTCTTCTGGATCGACGGCAGGGGATTGCATCGCGGGTGGGTGGGGCTGGCGTTCCGGCGTTTGTGCAAGCGGGCCAAGGTGGAAAACTTCCGTTTCCACGACCTGCGCCATGATTTTTGTTCCCGCCTGGTGCAGGCCGGTCAGCCGTTGCAGGTAGTGGCGGAATTGGCGGGACACACCAACATCACCACCACGCAACGCTACGCTCACCTCAACCCGGAGATGAAACGCAAAGCCATTGAAGCCCTAAACGGCAACAATGCAAGCGCTTCCGGGTAA
- a CDS encoding helix-turn-helix domain-containing protein produces the protein MTERDFITVKDLARYLSVKEKTIYSWVESGKIPAYKFNGALRFHIKEIKEFVKQSRVKTVDAEREAKKIIGKASRFWS, from the coding sequence ATGACCGAACGCGACTTCATCACAGTAAAAGACCTGGCCCGCTACCTGTCGGTTAAGGAGAAGACCATCTATAGCTGGGTGGAGTCCGGGAAAATCCCCGCCTACAAGTTCAACGGGGCGTTGCGGTTTCATATAAAGGAAATCAAAGAATTTGTTAAGCAAAGCCGCGTCAAAACCGTGGACGCGGAGCGGGAAGCGAAAAAAATCATTGGAAAGGCCTCTCGATTTTGGTCATAA
- a CDS encoding type IV secretory system conjugative DNA transfer family protein — protein MNRTTQNPNLVFSGIPRGVPGRKQGTGPGYELDQVPNAKWLPAESILQDFAYQPDRVLLGRLDRHLIGVGDDRHVITVAGSRSGKSVLLACNLIHYAGSVLVIDPKGELAGTTARRRAKGLGQKVCVLDPFAKTPDWVTPYRARFNPLSILKVDGPTVLEDAGLIADALVVSASNTDPHWDESARMFIEGVILHVLTYGGYEGIRDLVTVYDLLSKGKDSGEGKGSMEGLVEEMLHNARILQHDTLAGAIEAAALDFAERPDREQGSVLSTIRRHIRFLGYQSMQTVLRGHDFDLTELKTAAGGLTIYLCLPAGRMGTCNRWLRLFVNLALEAMEREPAKPHPPVLLCLDEFPILGHMKQIEDAAGQIAGFGVKLWPVLQDLNQLKSLYRERWETFMGNAGVLQFFGNADLTTLNYIQKRLGKTALPVQRTTHTAHDMSATRADNVALHDLLTGEEASRLFARDDVLKRQLIIAAGKAPMILQRVSYFDSNDPSFTSFKGKYDDLE, from the coding sequence ATGAATCGAACAACCCAAAATCCCAACCTGGTTTTCTCCGGCATCCCGCGCGGGGTGCCGGGCCGCAAGCAGGGTACCGGCCCCGGTTATGAGCTGGATCAGGTGCCGAACGCCAAATGGCTTCCGGCGGAGTCCATCCTGCAAGACTTTGCCTATCAGCCGGACCGGGTGTTGTTGGGACGGCTGGACCGGCACCTCATCGGCGTCGGCGACGACCGCCATGTCATCACGGTGGCGGGTTCGCGCTCCGGTAAATCCGTGCTCCTCGCCTGCAATTTAATTCACTACGCCGGGAGTGTGTTGGTGATCGATCCCAAGGGAGAGCTGGCCGGAACCACGGCAAGGCGGCGCGCGAAAGGCCTGGGGCAAAAAGTTTGCGTGCTGGACCCGTTCGCCAAAACGCCGGACTGGGTGACGCCTTACCGGGCGCGGTTCAATCCGCTTTCCATTCTGAAAGTGGACGGCCCCACCGTTCTGGAAGACGCGGGACTGATCGCGGATGCCCTGGTGGTTTCCGCTTCGAACACAGACCCGCACTGGGATGAAAGCGCGCGGATGTTCATCGAGGGCGTGATCCTGCACGTTCTGACCTATGGCGGTTATGAAGGCATCCGCGATCTGGTCACGGTCTATGACCTGCTCTCCAAGGGCAAAGATTCAGGAGAGGGCAAGGGTTCCATGGAAGGGCTGGTGGAAGAAATGCTCCACAACGCCCGGATTCTGCAACACGACACTCTGGCCGGTGCGATTGAAGCGGCGGCCCTGGATTTTGCCGAAAGGCCGGACCGGGAGCAGGGGAGCGTGCTGTCCACCATCCGGCGTCATATCCGCTTTCTGGGCTATCAGTCGATGCAAACCGTTCTGCGCGGCCATGACTTCGATCTGACGGAACTCAAGACCGCCGCCGGAGGACTCACCATTTACCTGTGTCTTCCGGCGGGCCGGATGGGCACCTGCAACCGGTGGCTCCGGCTGTTTGTCAATCTCGCCTTGGAGGCCATGGAGCGGGAACCGGCCAAACCGCATCCGCCGGTCCTGTTGTGCCTGGATGAATTCCCCATCCTCGGCCACATGAAACAGATTGAAGACGCGGCGGGTCAGATTGCAGGCTTTGGCGTGAAGCTCTGGCCGGTTTTGCAGGACCTCAATCAACTGAAAAGCCTCTACCGCGAACGATGGGAAACCTTCATGGGCAACGCAGGCGTGCTCCAGTTTTTCGGCAACGCGGATTTGACGACGCTGAACTATATCCAGAAACGCCTGGGTAAAACCGCGCTTCCCGTACAACGCACGACCCATACCGCTCATGACATGTCGGCGACGCGGGCGGATAACGTGGCCCTGCATGATCTGTTGACCGGTGAGGAAGCCTCCCGGTTGTTCGCCAGGGATGACGTTTTGAAACGGCAATTGATCATCGCCGCCGGGAAAGCACCCATGATTTTACAACGCGTGAGTTATTTCGATTCGAACGATCCGTCCTTCACCTCCTTCAAGGGGAAATACGATGACCTGGAATAA
- a CDS encoding helix-turn-helix transcriptional regulator, which yields MLEKPAFRFGFKTAGVLLLILGVAGAAAFWGDVLKGGEFQFAESSEAYGLVLLWLGAMLIWIYLEKMRKDYDERLIIRKMFQRLYRAYDTGLDPERLYEILGTTKVRFFRIEDLKKYDREGFDPEKWHHAFKTVFDEEFSKLGFTKAEKEVGSLLVTGMPQEQIAEVRKTSLKTVKNQTTVIYEKAGVKNGRELIAYFVQELLPSPTESPD from the coding sequence TTGTTGGAAAAACCTGCTTTTCGTTTTGGGTTCAAGACTGCGGGCGTGCTTCTCCTGATTCTGGGAGTGGCCGGTGCGGCGGCCTTTTGGGGAGATGTTTTAAAAGGAGGGGAATTTCAGTTTGCAGAGTCTTCAGAAGCTTATGGTCTGGTCCTGCTTTGGCTGGGGGCCATGCTTATCTGGATTTACCTTGAAAAAATGCGGAAGGACTATGATGAACGTTTAATAATCCGCAAAATGTTCCAGAGGCTTTACCGGGCGTATGATACCGGGCTCGATCCGGAACGCCTGTACGAGATTCTTGGTACTACCAAGGTTCGTTTTTTCCGCATTGAGGACCTTAAAAAATACGACCGGGAGGGGTTTGATCCTGAAAAGTGGCATCATGCGTTCAAGACCGTTTTCGATGAGGAATTTTCTAAATTGGGTTTCACGAAAGCGGAGAAGGAGGTGGGCAGTTTGCTGGTGACCGGCATGCCTCAGGAGCAAATTGCTGAAGTCCGGAAAACCTCATTGAAAACGGTGAAGAATCAAACCACCGTGATTTACGAGAAGGCGGGAGTTAAAAACGGCAGGGAGTTGATTGCTTATTTCGTTCAGGAATTGCTCCCGTCCCCGACGGAAAGCCCGGACTAA
- a CDS encoding plasmid mobilization protein: MSETRKRQYRVTIRLTEAEAAELNKRADDSRLTLAGYFRSAVMDTPPPPQSRRPPVDRKELAKLLGAMGRIGSNINQLAKVANAGSWPESASLHQACEDIQWMRHALMQALGTKTQKRPRPGP, encoded by the coding sequence ATGAGCGAGACACGGAAACGTCAATATCGGGTGACCATCCGCTTGACGGAAGCGGAGGCCGCCGAATTGAACAAACGGGCCGATGATTCCCGTTTGACCCTGGCGGGTTATTTCCGGTCCGCCGTCATGGACACCCCTCCTCCACCTCAATCGCGCCGCCCGCCGGTGGATCGCAAGGAGCTTGCAAAACTCCTCGGCGCGATGGGCCGCATTGGCAGTAACATCAACCAGCTTGCAAAAGTTGCCAATGCGGGATCATGGCCGGAAAGCGCGTCGCTTCATCAGGCATGCGAAGACATCCAATGGATGCGTCACGCCCTGATGCAAGCCCTCGGCACCAAAACACAAAAGAGGCCTCGACCGGGACCATGA